One window of the Chlorogloeopsis sp. ULAP01 genome contains the following:
- a CDS encoding F510_1955 family glycosylhydrolase yields the protein MSQPDTNNQSIKWIGIAMVVCAIPIAVSLFLGGGLGFLFGRYNQQPSSNQLGSQEAPQLRSQPTAVNVSLKKAVNWQTNNHVHGLAVNRENPTVIYIASHNGLLQRSETGEWFWIGKQRADYMGFTADPTNSDRFYASGHPHTGGNLGFIKSENQGQDWKQISMPGVDFHALAISPSNPNVFYGWPASGAQGLHTSTDGGKTWTNPRMNGLGGAPFDLAIDPQNPDHVFAATRTGLYESTNGGNDWALVPNTQEAPVVSLALLKDGNSTVMYGYRFLKSAPGVYRSNDGGKTWEKLWTETDGVVVKLAIAPQNPQILYAVNENNVVFQSQDSGKNWKQLS from the coding sequence ATGAGTCAGCCAGATACAAATAATCAATCTATAAAATGGATAGGAATTGCTATGGTAGTCTGCGCTATCCCCATAGCAGTTTCCTTATTTCTAGGTGGAGGTTTGGGGTTTTTGTTTGGTCGTTATAATCAGCAGCCCTCTAGCAACCAGTTAGGCAGCCAAGAAGCTCCTCAGCTTCGGTCTCAACCAACGGCTGTGAATGTATCTCTAAAAAAAGCGGTCAATTGGCAAACTAATAATCATGTTCATGGTTTGGCGGTAAATCGAGAGAATCCCACAGTTATCTATATTGCTAGCCACAATGGTCTGCTGCAACGTTCTGAAACTGGGGAGTGGTTCTGGATAGGAAAACAACGAGCTGACTACATGGGTTTCACCGCTGATCCAACTAACAGCGATCGCTTTTATGCTAGTGGACACCCTCATACGGGAGGTAATTTAGGATTCATCAAAAGTGAGAATCAAGGGCAAGATTGGAAACAAATTTCTATGCCTGGGGTAGACTTTCACGCTTTGGCAATATCTCCCAGTAACCCCAATGTTTTCTATGGATGGCCTGCTTCGGGAGCGCAAGGGCTGCATACTTCTACTGATGGTGGAAAAACTTGGACTAATCCCCGCATGAATGGGTTAGGGGGCGCTCCCTTTGACCTTGCAATTGATCCACAAAACCCTGACCATGTGTTTGCAGCTACTCGCACGGGTTTGTACGAGAGTACTAATGGTGGTAATGACTGGGCGCTAGTGCCAAATACACAGGAAGCTCCTGTTGTTAGTCTAGCTTTACTCAAAGATGGCAACAGTACTGTCATGTATGGGTATCGTTTTCTCAAATCAGCGCCTGGTGTTTATCGCAGTAATGATGGTGGTAAGACTTGGGAGAAGCTTTGGACGGAAACTGATGGAGTGGTTGTGAAACTAGCGATTGCTCCCCAAAACCCACAGATACTTTATGCAGTAAATGAGAACAACGTTGTTTTTCAATCGCAAGATAGCGGTAAAAACTGGAAACAATTGAGCTAA
- a CDS encoding heavy metal-responsive transcriptional regulator, which yields MKNTCEPSSHNKLLKIGELAQQTDVAVGTIRYYETLGLLEPVHRSESGYRYYDSDAIKRVKFIKKAQSLQFSLSEIQQVLGVRDRGNPACPLVRDLLNQKIAHLENQIYQMQTLKAELETYREQWEDKPLDDPYSQKLCSLIEQVADKNISIEK from the coding sequence ATGAAAAATACTTGTGAACCATCATCCCACAATAAACTTCTAAAAATCGGAGAGTTGGCACAACAAACTGATGTTGCTGTGGGAACGATTCGTTATTACGAAACATTAGGGTTGTTAGAACCCGTCCACAGAAGTGAAAGTGGCTATCGCTATTACGATTCTGATGCCATCAAGCGGGTGAAATTTATCAAAAAAGCTCAATCCTTACAGTTTTCTCTTTCTGAAATTCAGCAAGTGCTTGGTGTGCGCGATCGCGGTAATCCTGCGTGTCCACTTGTGCGAGATTTACTAAATCAGAAAATCGCTCATCTGGAGAACCAAATCTATCAGATGCAAACGCTTAAAGCTGAACTAGAAACCTATCGAGAGCAGTGGGAAGATAAACCTCTTGATGACCCCTATAGTCAGAAACTTTGTAGCCTAATTGAACAAGTTGCTGATAAGAATATATCTATTGAAAAATGA
- a CDS encoding thioredoxin family protein, protein MSKRQIEIFTADCPLCSETVQMVQELACSSCEILVYNLGQERSKAQQYGVNAVPAIAINGTLVLTGKPSREQLQAVGVGQPLS, encoded by the coding sequence ATGTCAAAACGTCAAATAGAGATTTTTACAGCTGACTGTCCTCTGTGCAGTGAAACAGTGCAAATGGTGCAAGAACTCGCTTGTTCAAGTTGTGAAATATTGGTCTATAACCTGGGACAAGAGCGCTCAAAAGCCCAGCAGTATGGAGTAAATGCAGTTCCTGCGATCGCCATCAATGGAACACTTGTCCTGACTGGTAAACCGAGTCGGGAGCAACTTCAAGCTGTCGGTGTTGGTCAACCTTTGAGTTAA